The window GCAGCGGACTCACAGCTGCATACGTCATTCACGTGCACAATTTCAAGTTCGGGATCGTCCCACGCATAACGAAAGCAAAGACGACCGATACGGCCAAATCCGTTGACTAAGCATTTCACGGGCATGGTGATTCAAGCAAAAAGACTAGAACTGGAAAGGGAATTGAGAGTGAAGAAATAGAGGTTAATTTTCGACGTCGATGACCAGATGAATCTTTTCTGCTTCAAGTTTTGTGAGTGGATAGCGGATCATGTAGACTTCCTTCATAGCAGACGATCTTCATCACCATGTGCGTGGCAACCACAGAGTTCATTGCTGGGATTGACAAACTTCCAGATCTTGGTCGCCACTTTGTTCGTTTTATGAGGTTCGTCTTCGCGAATCCGAGGACCGCACTCTTTCAAAAAATTTCATTGGAAATTGTTATATCAGCGGTTTTCAACTATTAGCAAATGGGACATTATATCGACAGAAAAAATGCAAAAAATTGAATCGAGAAGATTCTGGTCGTATCGACAGAGGGCCGACATGCTCCAGACATTTACCCGGAGGTTCGCCACGAGAGCCGGAGAGGTTCTTGGATTGCCTGTGAGCACATCCGACCCATTCTCGAACGGATAGAATTCCGGCAAAACATAGTCTCGCAGTCATAGTCACTATCTGTAAAGACGACATCACGAAGCGAATATCAAAATCATAGTTTCTCACAGCCAAAAACGTACGGAAGTGATTGATTGACTGCTGCTTCGCGATGATATTCATTCGTTTGCCCATATTTACCCGACCCATCTAGATAGCCACGCACTTGCAGCCCTTGCCTACACTGTTTTTCAGACTACTACCAAAAGAGCCGACGCGTTCTTTGGACACAAGGCCGTGGCCACTCTCCAACCAAATTAGCTCATCGCGCGGCGGTTCATCGCTTTGAGAACGAGTCACCTCTCAACACCTTACAAACATGGCCGGCTATGTTACGCGCTGTGCAGAATCTTTCTTTGGATTTCTTGTTAGAATTACAGCAAACTTTCTAGGGGCCGTTTTATCCCATCCGTCCGTGGAAACCGCCGTCGCGAAATGCATCGTCCGGGGCATGAACGATTTCTTGACCCAAGATGAACTAGATCGACACGTCAAGACGATGAGCGCAACGATGCAGCGGAATCAGCCTGAGCTCGCGCGAAACGCTGGGCAAGACTTTCCTAAAATTGTGGGCAGCTTTTTCCAAGGGATGCTTTCGCCGAGGAAGGAAAAACAGCTACAAGACGATGTCACTCCACCGCAAGCTGCCAACTCAACAAACAACGCAAACGGAGCGAATTCGAGTGTTACCGCTGGCACAGTAGCCAAAACGCCACCGTCCACAAGGTCTCACTCTCCCATGCGCATATCCAACCAGGATGCCAAAGTATTAGTATTTCCTCTCATCCGAAAAGAGGACGTTGCACACAGCAGCCAGGGACGACTAAGACTGCGGCACAACGCGGTTGCCGCAAGCGACACAGCATCCGTGAgtgatgaagatgacgatgatatAAAAAGTTCGTAGCAAAAACAGTGTACATCTTCGAATAGGAAACGAAGAGCCTGAAGACGAAGCGCATCATTGTTTGTTCGCCTCGTTGGCATTCTGGaacaatttcttccttggcaaaactaactgtaaggtgTCTTTGAGATCGTGCTACAATCCGTAATGCAACAAGCTGTTTCACTTTAACGTATAAACTATCGAACCATCTTTCTTTACATATGCGCGCCTATATAAACCTGAGACATATTACTTCAAAATCTTTCTATTTTAATCTCTTTCCTGTTAGAGGATAGATGTGTCGACCACATCCAATACTAAAGACTACATAAGCATCAAGGTCTCTGCCCCACCTCTACAGAGCTTCTAAAGTGTCCCAAACCGTTACAGCTGTCGTCACCGTTCCAAACACAGCCCCTCCAATCAACAGTACCCACGAAGGCACTGACAAGGACCAATCGTCCAGGTCCCGACCCAGCCGCACACCCAGAGCGCCGGGTACGCAAAACCCAAGCATGCTGGTAGCCGTACCTCCCAAAACTCCAAAGACGACGGAAATGTCGGGCACCACAAGGGCTAGGCACAATGCCGAGCCAGCAATCCCTATCGTCAATCCAACGTGCTGTCGCATGTTCCATTCAGATTCAATTCCGGCCGGTCGAGACGCTATGCCTTCATCCAACGGCGTCTCGATCGCGTCAACTTGAGCACCATCTTCATTCCTGAGCCCTCCTTcgccatttgcaaaatttATCTGCGGTTGTAGTGGCGTTCTCTCGTCGCTTTCATCAACGAGAACATCTCTAGCGGCACTCATAGGAAGGCGAGGTTCAGTGACCTCATCTTGGTCCAATAATAATGCCGCTGTCAAGGTTTCGTTTCTCACAGGCGGGTGCAATAAGACTTTCGGAAAGAAAATGTCCTGGAGCGTAACCCGTGCTGGAAAGACATTAAGGGGAAACGCAAACGTGACCGCGACTCCCATGAAGGCTGCCGCTGCTTGCATAATGCCATGCATTTCGTAGCTGGAAAGAATGTTGGGAGTCACATCCTTGCCAAAGTCGGCCAATGCCACAATCGAGATACTGCAATAAAGTGTCGCGCAAATAGCAACTGCCGTCAATGTGACGAGGCGCATACGGTCCTGTCGCAAAGTGTGTCGATTGGTGTCGGGGATGTGCGGAATAGCGAGCTCCTGGTATATTGCACAGACGTTGACTTGGCAACTAAACGCAAATAGTACAATAGGGCAGGCTGTCAAGACTGAAACGGACCCATGGGCGGGCCATAAAAAGTCGCCAAAATCATTGTGCATACTCATCGTATTGGAGGCTCGGTGCAAGGTAAATTCAGCCAGTGTATAATTTGTCGCATTTGTGGAGGCTCCTTTACCTTCCAGCAAATGTATGAAAGCTGCAAAGACAAGAGTCCCGATGGAAGCAATTCCTACCCCACTAGCAAATTGAAGGGACTGCATACGTCGCAGCAAACTCAAAGGCAGCATTGCAGTCATCCATACGGCAGTCATGGATAGTGCTCGACTGTTATACCAAAGGAGATTGGATCGTTCGAGGATATCGCCGACAGCAATCACATATGCTACTGCACATCCCCCGCAAAAAACAACAATCGACACCTCAACGCAAACTCGCCAATGCTTGCCAAACAAGGCTTCGACCAATAATTCATAGGTGAAAAGTTGGTAGTGTTCCGAAGCTTGGACTAAAAGCTTGATGGAAACAGCTGTGGCAACAGCCGACGTCAACAGTAAAGAAAGACCCAAC is drawn from Phaeodactylum tricornutum CCAP 1055/1 chromosome 25, whole genome shotgun sequence and contains these coding sequences:
- a CDS encoding predicted protein gives rise to the protein MSPSTRIDSEHSTRDRDPLASPLPSSSDDHGSALDTDASQVYSLWLDGAEEHLRAPNGSNMSESFESNLAIIQQASGASFMGSVANLCSATLGAGVLALPYAFYQAGIVLGLSLLLTSAVATAVSIKLLVQASEHYQLFTYELLVEALFGKHWRVCVEVSIVVFCGGCAVAYVIAVGDILERSNLLWYNSRALSMTAVWMTAMLPLSLLRRMQSLQFASGVGIASIGTLVFAAFIHLLEGKGASTNATNYTLAEFTLHRASNTMSMHNDFGDFLWPAHGSVSVLTACPIVLFAFSCQVNVCAIYQELAIPHIPDTNRHTLRQDRMRLVTLTAVAICATLYCSISIVALADFGKDVTPNILSSYEMHGIMQAAAAFMGVAVTFAFPLNVFPARVTLQDIFFPKVLLHPPVRNETLTAALLLDQDEVTEPRLPMSAARDVLVDESDERTPLQPQINFANGEGGLRNEDGAQVDAIETPLDEGIASRPAGIESEWNMRQHVGLTIGIAGSALCLALVVPDISVVFGVLGGTATSMLGFCVPGALGVRLGRDLDDWSLSVPSWVLLIGGAVFGTVTTAVTVWDTLEAL
- a CDS encoding predicted protein; this translates as MAGYVTRCAESFFGFLVRITANFLGAVLSHPSVETAVAKCIVRGMNDFLTQDELDRHVKTMSATMQRNQPELARNAGQDFPKIVGSFFQGMLSPRKEKQLQDDVTPPQAANSTNNANGANSSVTAGTVAKTPPSTRSHSPMRISNQDAKVLVFPLIRKEDVAHSSQGRLRLRHNAVAASDTASVSDEDDDDIKSS